A genomic stretch from Erwinia sp. E_sp_B01_1 includes:
- the tdh gene encoding L-threonine 3-dehydrogenase, which produces MKALAKLRAEEGIWMVQDAPVPEPGHNDLLIKIRKTAICGTDVHIYNWDEWSQKTIPVPMITGHEYVGEVVGIGQEVKGFSLGDRVSGEGHITCGHCRNCRAGRTHLCRNTVGVGVNRQGCFAEYLVIPAFNAFRIPDNISDDLAAIFDPFGNAVHTALSFDLVGEDVLISGAGPIGIMAAAICRHVGARHVVITDVNEYRLALARKMGVTRAVNVATEKLDTVMHELGMTEGFDVGLEMSGAPAAFRSLLSVMNNGGRIALLGIPPAEMSIDWNQVIFKGLFIKGIYGREMFETWYKMAALIQSGLDITPVITHHFSIDDFQAGFDQMRSGQSGKVILNWS; this is translated from the coding sequence ATGAAAGCGTTAGCAAAACTGCGGGCAGAAGAAGGGATCTGGATGGTGCAGGATGCCCCCGTTCCGGAGCCAGGGCACAACGATTTGTTGATTAAGATCCGTAAGACGGCGATTTGCGGTACTGATGTGCATATCTATAACTGGGATGAATGGTCGCAGAAAACGATCCCGGTCCCGATGATCACCGGGCATGAATATGTGGGTGAAGTGGTCGGCATCGGGCAGGAGGTTAAAGGATTTTCGTTGGGCGACAGGGTTTCCGGTGAAGGGCATATCACCTGCGGACATTGCAGGAACTGCCGTGCAGGCCGGACGCATCTCTGCCGGAATACCGTGGGAGTAGGGGTAAACCGCCAGGGGTGTTTTGCGGAATACCTGGTCATACCGGCATTTAATGCCTTCCGCATCCCGGATAACATTTCTGATGATTTGGCGGCAATCTTCGATCCTTTCGGCAACGCAGTCCATACGGCACTCTCTTTTGACCTGGTCGGAGAAGATGTCCTGATTTCGGGCGCTGGCCCGATTGGCATCATGGCCGCAGCCATTTGTCGCCATGTTGGTGCAAGGCATGTTGTTATCACCGATGTGAACGAATACCGCCTGGCCCTGGCACGTAAAATGGGGGTGACCCGGGCGGTAAACGTTGCTACAGAGAAGCTGGATACGGTGATGCACGAACTGGGTATGACGGAAGGCTTTGATGTCGGTCTGGAGATGTCCGGTGCGCCAGCGGCTTTTCGCAGCCTGCTGAGCGTAATGAACAATGGTGGCCGGATTGCGCTGTTAGGTATCCCGCCTGCTGAGATGTCGATTGACTGGAATCAGGTAATCTTCAAGGGGCTGTTTATTAAGGGTATCTATGGGCGGGAAATGTTTGAAACCTGGTATAAGATGGCCGCGCTGATCCAGTCAGGACTGGATATCACGCCGGTGATTACCCATCATTTCAGCATTGACGATTTTCAGGCAGGCTTTGACCAGATGCGTTCAGGTCAGTCCGGTAAGGTAATTCTGAACTGGTCGTAA
- a CDS encoding glycine C-acetyltransferase, with product MSSPFYQQLTQQLREIEDEGLFKTERLITSAQQAEIQLEGGGKAINFCANNYLGLANHPALIAAAKEGMESHGFGMASVRFICGTQDSHKTLEKKLADFLGMEDAILYSSCFDANGGLFETLFSAEDAIISDALNHASIIDGVRLCKAKRYRYANNDMTELEARLEEAKAAGARHIMIATDGVFSMDGVIANLRGICDLADRYGALVMVDDSHAVGFVGAGGRGTHEYCEVMGRVDIITGTLGKALGGASGGYTAAKKEVIEWLRQRSRPYLFSNSLAPAIVAASLRVLDMLTEGDGLRQRLWDNAAFFRKEMTNAGFTLAGADHAIIPVMLGEARVAQEFSRLLQQEGIYVTGFFYPVVPKGQARIRTQISAGHSHEQLVHAVEAFSRIGRKLGVIA from the coding sequence ATGTCATCGCCTTTTTATCAACAGCTTACGCAACAATTACGGGAAATTGAGGACGAGGGGCTGTTTAAAACAGAGCGCTTAATCACCTCAGCCCAGCAGGCCGAAATTCAGCTGGAAGGGGGCGGGAAAGCCATTAACTTCTGTGCTAATAACTACCTCGGTCTGGCCAATCATCCTGCGCTTATAGCCGCAGCTAAAGAGGGGATGGAGAGTCACGGATTTGGCATGGCTTCCGTACGGTTTATTTGTGGCACGCAGGACAGCCATAAAACGCTGGAAAAAAAGCTGGCCGACTTTCTGGGGATGGAGGACGCCATCCTCTATTCCTCCTGTTTTGATGCCAACGGCGGCCTGTTCGAAACGCTGTTTTCGGCTGAAGATGCCATCATCTCTGATGCGCTGAACCATGCCTCAATTATTGACGGCGTCAGGCTTTGCAAAGCTAAACGCTATCGGTATGCCAACAACGACATGACTGAACTTGAGGCACGGTTAGAAGAAGCGAAAGCCGCAGGGGCCAGGCATATCATGATTGCCACCGATGGCGTTTTTTCTATGGACGGGGTGATTGCCAATCTCAGGGGGATCTGCGACCTGGCGGATCGCTATGGCGCGCTGGTGATGGTGGATGATTCTCATGCCGTGGGATTTGTCGGGGCAGGTGGCCGTGGAACCCATGAATATTGCGAGGTGATGGGCCGTGTCGACATCATTACCGGCACGCTGGGCAAGGCGTTAGGCGGCGCATCTGGCGGTTACACCGCAGCCAAAAAGGAGGTGATTGAGTGGCTTCGTCAGCGTTCCCGTCCCTATCTGTTTTCCAATTCCCTGGCCCCGGCTATTGTCGCGGCTTCGTTGCGGGTACTGGATATGCTGACCGAGGGCGATGGCCTGCGTCAGCGTCTGTGGGATAACGCGGCATTTTTCCGTAAGGAGATGACCAACGCTGGCTTTACCCTGGCAGGAGCCGATCACGCCATTATTCCGGTGATGCTGGGAGAAGCGCGGGTGGCTCAGGAATTCTCCCGTCTTCTTCAACAGGAAGGCATCTATGTGACCGGTTTCTTCTATCCGGTTGTGCCCAAAGGCCAGGCAAGGATCCGCACGCAAATTTCTGCCGGACACAGCCATGAGCAGCTGGTGCATGCGGTAGAAGCCTTCAGCCGGATTGGCAGGAAACTGGGCGTCATTGCCTGA
- the rfaD gene encoding ADP-glyceromanno-heptose 6-epimerase, translating into MIIVTGGAGFIGSNIIKALNDKGHTDILVVDNLKDGTKFANLVDLNVADYMDKEDFLISILADEDFGDVEAIFHEGACSSTTEWDGKYMMDNNYQYSKELLHYCLEHEIPFLYASSAATYGGRNDNFIEERQYEEPLNVYGYSKMLFDHYVRQILPEAGSQVCGFRYFNVYGPREGHKGSMASVAFHLNTQLNNGENPKLFEGSDSFKRDFIYVEDVAAVNLWFWENNVSGIFNCGTGRAESFQEVADAALNFHQKGEIEYIPFPEKLKGRYQAYTLADQTKLRAAGYDKPFKTVAEGVAEYMAWLNRKA; encoded by the coding sequence ATGATTATCGTCACCGGCGGCGCAGGTTTTATCGGTAGCAACATTATCAAAGCGCTGAATGACAAAGGCCATACCGATATCCTGGTGGTCGACAACCTGAAAGACGGCACCAAATTCGCCAACCTGGTGGATTTGAACGTGGCCGATTACATGGATAAAGAAGACTTCCTGATCAGCATCCTGGCCGATGAAGATTTCGGCGATGTTGAAGCAATTTTCCATGAAGGTGCCTGCTCATCCACTACCGAGTGGGATGGCAAGTACATGATGGATAACAACTATCAGTACTCTAAAGAGCTGCTGCATTACTGCCTGGAACATGAAATTCCCTTCCTGTATGCCTCTTCTGCCGCTACCTACGGTGGACGTAACGACAACTTTATCGAAGAGCGTCAGTACGAAGAGCCGCTAAACGTATACGGCTATTCCAAAATGCTGTTCGACCATTATGTTCGTCAGATTTTGCCTGAAGCGGGTTCGCAGGTTTGTGGTTTCCGCTATTTCAACGTTTACGGGCCGCGTGAAGGCCATAAAGGCAGCATGGCCAGCGTGGCGTTTCACCTGAATACCCAGTTGAATAATGGTGAAAATCCAAAGCTGTTCGAAGGCAGTGACAGCTTCAAGCGTGACTTCATCTACGTGGAAGATGTCGCTGCAGTTAACCTGTGGTTCTGGGAAAACAACGTTTCTGGCATCTTTAACTGCGGAACCGGACGTGCCGAATCTTTCCAGGAAGTGGCTGATGCAGCGCTGAACTTCCACCAGAAAGGCGAGATTGAGTACATTCCTTTCCCGGAAAAACTGAAAGGCCGTTATCAGGCTTACACCCTGGCCGATCAGACCAAACTGCGCGCTGCGGGCTATGACAAGCCGTTCAAAACCGTGGCTGAAGGCGTGGCTGAATATATGGCATGGCTGAACCGTAAGGCGTAA
- the rfaF gene encoding ADP-heptose--LPS heptosyltransferase RfaF, with protein MKILVIGPSWVGDMMMSQSLYRTLKAAEPDAVIDVMAPAWCRPLLSRMPEVNEALAMPLGHGALGLGERRRLGKALRSKGYDRAYVLPNSFKSALVPFFADIKTRTGWRGEMRYGLLNDLRVLDKAAWPLMVERYVALAYDKQRFTRASELPHPLLWPKLQVQEEEKRVAAAQFGLTADRPVVGFCPGAEFGPAKRWPHYHYAALAQQLIDEGYQIALFGSAKDKETGEQILDSLQPHSREHCHNLAGETQLEQAVILLAHCCAVISNDSGLMHIAAALDRPLVALYGPSSPDFTPPLSDKARVIRLITGYHKVRKGEAEEGYHQSLIDIKPARVIAELKTLLGESQEEECRS; from the coding sequence ATGAAAATTCTGGTAATCGGCCCTTCATGGGTTGGCGATATGATGATGTCGCAAAGTCTCTATCGCACGCTTAAGGCCGCTGAACCTGATGCCGTGATTGACGTGATGGCACCCGCGTGGTGCCGTCCCCTGTTGTCACGTATGCCTGAAGTTAACGAAGCGCTGGCAATGCCTTTAGGGCACGGCGCACTCGGGCTGGGCGAACGTCGTCGCCTGGGTAAGGCACTGCGTAGCAAAGGCTACGATCGGGCTTATGTGCTGCCTAACTCCTTCAAATCTGCACTGGTACCTTTCTTTGCCGATATCAAAACCCGTACCGGGTGGCGCGGAGAGATGCGCTATGGGCTGCTGAATGATCTCCGCGTACTGGATAAAGCAGCCTGGCCGCTGATGGTTGAACGTTATGTCGCGCTGGCTTATGACAAACAGCGCTTTACCCGCGCATCAGAGTTGCCTCATCCGCTGTTGTGGCCAAAATTGCAGGTCCAGGAAGAGGAAAAGCGGGTTGCCGCAGCTCAGTTTGGCTTAACGGCAGACAGGCCGGTGGTAGGTTTCTGCCCTGGCGCAGAATTTGGCCCGGCTAAACGCTGGCCTCACTACCATTACGCTGCTCTCGCACAGCAACTGATTGACGAGGGTTACCAGATTGCCCTGTTTGGATCAGCTAAAGATAAAGAGACCGGGGAGCAGATCCTTGACTCCCTGCAGCCGCATTCCCGTGAGCATTGCCACAATCTGGCTGGCGAAACCCAGCTTGAGCAGGCCGTGATCCTGCTCGCTCACTGTTGTGCGGTGATCAGCAACGATTCTGGCCTGATGCATATTGCCGCCGCGCTGGATCGCCCGCTGGTTGCGCTGTATGGCCCAAGCAGCCCAGACTTTACGCCGCCACTCTCTGATAAAGCGCGGGTTATTCGCCTGATTACCGGTTATCACAAGGTGCGTAAAGGGGAAGCCGAAGAGGGTTACCATCAGAGCCTGATTGATATAAAACCAGCCCGGGTTATTGCCGAGCTGAAGACATTGTTGGGTGAAAGCCAGGAGGAAGAATGCAGGTCCTGA
- the rfaC gene encoding lipopolysaccharide heptosyltransferase RfaC yields the protein MQVLIVKTSSMGDVLHTLPALTDAMQAIPGIRFDWVVEEGFAQIPAWHPAVDRVIPVAIRRWRKHWFGSEVREERFRFKREVQSRQYDLIIDAQGLIKSAALVTRIAKGVKHGQDSRSAREPFASWWYDKRHEISKNQHAVQRTRELFAKSLDYPLPENEGDYAIARHFLNEPPADAGEYLVFLHATTRDAKHWPESHWRELISLLQDSGLKIKLPWGAEHEHQRAIRLAEGFDFVEVLPKLTLEQVARTLAGARAVVSVDTGLSHLTAALDRPNLTLYGPTDPGLIGGYGKNQSVLRPEQGNNMADISPQSVAEQLLPLVTSPMALSE from the coding sequence ATGCAGGTCCTGATTGTTAAAACCTCCTCAATGGGCGACGTATTACATACGCTCCCTGCACTGACTGATGCAATGCAGGCTATCCCGGGTATCCGCTTTGACTGGGTGGTGGAAGAGGGCTTTGCCCAAATCCCTGCCTGGCATCCTGCCGTGGACCGCGTTATTCCGGTGGCGATCCGCCGCTGGCGTAAACACTGGTTTGGCAGTGAAGTGCGTGAAGAGCGCTTTCGCTTCAAGCGTGAAGTTCAGTCCCGACAATACGATCTCATCATAGATGCGCAGGGGCTGATTAAGAGCGCCGCGTTGGTGACCCGTATCGCTAAAGGCGTCAAGCATGGCCAGGACAGCCGCAGTGCCAGAGAGCCTTTTGCCAGCTGGTGGTATGACAAACGCCATGAAATCAGCAAAAATCAGCATGCCGTACAGCGTACGCGCGAGCTGTTTGCCAAAAGTCTCGACTATCCGTTACCAGAGAATGAAGGCGACTACGCCATTGCCCGACATTTCCTGAACGAGCCCCCTGCCGACGCAGGAGAGTATCTGGTCTTTCTTCATGCCACGACGCGTGATGCCAAACACTGGCCTGAAAGCCACTGGCGGGAACTGATTAGTTTGCTGCAGGATAGCGGGTTGAAGATTAAGTTACCCTGGGGTGCCGAGCATGAACACCAGCGCGCCATCAGGCTGGCTGAAGGTTTCGATTTTGTGGAGGTTCTGCCTAAGTTAACGCTTGAGCAGGTGGCCCGTACTCTGGCTGGTGCCCGGGCCGTGGTTTCTGTTGATACCGGGCTGAGCCACCTGACTGCCGCACTGGATCGCCCTAACCTCACGCTTTACGGCCCTACGGATCCAGGGTTGATTGGTGGCTATGGCAAAAATCAGAGCGTACTGCGCCCTGAACAGGGCAACAATATGGCCGATATTTCGCCACAGAGCGTGGCTGAACAGCTGCTGCCGCTGGTTACCTCTCCGATGGCCCTCAGCGAATGA
- a CDS encoding glycosyltransferase family 2 protein, giving the protein MTGQCQLSVLIAAHNCECFLAATLDSLVASLGDALDQAEIIIVNDASTDGTQSIIDEYARRLPQLSFTHSAHRNVGKVRNQAVSLARGEYILMVDSDDQLLPDALRDRLKTLKEQAPDILLSKIIEVREEKIKPDWQNSEPVLLTRHQSVERFLIHRDYQAHFIGQFFSRQLLQQHAFPDFICYEDTWLFPLLLMQSQKTLYSDSGFYLYRKHPHSLSSAIDQRKITCLIAATEHMDTVLPAGFEALITCHWLDIANRYYDSLRDTAQGTAVRERIARVRLIPFLLNGKIRLSYKRKMLKVRKRGL; this is encoded by the coding sequence ATGACAGGCCAGTGCCAGCTCAGCGTTTTGATTGCCGCCCATAATTGCGAATGTTTTCTGGCTGCCACGCTGGACAGCCTGGTAGCTTCACTGGGTGATGCGCTCGATCAGGCCGAAATCATTATTGTTAATGACGCTTCTACAGACGGCACTCAGTCAATCATCGATGAATATGCCCGGCGTCTGCCGCAGTTAAGCTTTACACATTCAGCTCACCGGAATGTCGGTAAAGTGCGTAATCAGGCCGTCAGCCTCGCCAGGGGTGAGTATATTTTGATGGTGGACAGTGATGATCAACTCCTGCCCGACGCACTCAGGGACAGGCTGAAAACACTGAAAGAGCAGGCGCCGGATATCCTGCTCAGTAAAATCATTGAAGTGCGTGAAGAAAAAATTAAACCTGACTGGCAGAATTCAGAACCAGTGCTGCTGACCCGACACCAGTCCGTAGAACGATTTCTGATCCACCGGGATTACCAGGCCCATTTCATCGGCCAGTTTTTCTCCCGTCAGCTTCTGCAACAGCACGCCTTTCCGGACTTCATCTGTTATGAAGATACCTGGCTGTTTCCTCTACTGCTGATGCAAAGCCAGAAAACGCTCTATTCAGATAGCGGGTTTTACCTCTACCGCAAGCATCCCCACAGCCTTTCATCGGCGATTGATCAGCGAAAAATCACCTGTCTTATTGCCGCCACAGAACATATGGATACGGTGCTCCCCGCCGGATTTGAGGCACTGATCACCTGTCACTGGCTGGATATAGCCAATCGCTACTACGATTCATTAAGGGACACGGCGCAGGGTACTGCCGTCAGAGAACGTATTGCCCGGGTGAGATTGATCCCTTTTCTGTTAAATGGAAAAATCAGGCTGAGTTACAAAAGGAAAATGCTCAAAGTGCGCAAGCGGGGGCTGTAA
- a CDS encoding polysaccharide deacetylase family protein, giving the protein MNKPAFLITIDTEGDNLWRNRTDHVTTKNAEYLARFQQLCEKFSFKPTWLTNYEMAVDPLYVEFASDVIARGQGEVGMHLHAWNSPPDFQLTDDDWQFQPYLIDYPLEEMRNKVAYMTRLLEQTFNTKMLSHRAGRWAFNEHYAKLLIEFGYQVDCSVTPRVNWQFSPGAPQGKGGTDYTHFPQQAYFLDLSDISQAGDSSLLEVPMSIQYKHSALMNGIKQGYDRLRGKQRSPSVHWLRPAGGNVQQMIGVAEKTLAGGSDYVEFMLHSSEFMPDGSPTFKNEADIDRLYDDLEQLFVWLQSRTIGMTLAEYAATKTR; this is encoded by the coding sequence ATGAACAAACCTGCATTCTTGATCACTATCGACACTGAAGGTGATAACCTTTGGCGCAACCGTACCGACCATGTTACAACCAAAAATGCGGAATATCTCGCGCGTTTCCAGCAACTTTGTGAAAAATTCAGCTTTAAACCGACCTGGCTAACCAATTATGAAATGGCCGTTGATCCTCTTTATGTCGAATTCGCCAGCGATGTGATTGCCCGTGGGCAGGGAGAAGTGGGGATGCATTTACATGCCTGGAACAGCCCTCCGGATTTTCAACTGACGGATGACGACTGGCAATTTCAGCCCTATCTGATCGACTATCCTTTAGAGGAAATGCGCAACAAAGTCGCTTATATGACCAGACTTCTGGAGCAGACTTTCAACACTAAGATGCTCAGTCATCGGGCAGGGCGTTGGGCTTTTAATGAGCATTACGCAAAGTTGCTTATTGAGTTCGGCTATCAGGTAGATTGCTCAGTCACCCCACGGGTTAACTGGCAGTTCTCTCCCGGCGCGCCTCAGGGAAAAGGTGGGACTGATTACACCCATTTCCCACAGCAGGCTTACTTCCTGGATCTTAGCGATATCTCGCAGGCAGGTGACTCATCTCTGCTTGAGGTGCCAATGAGCATACAGTACAAGCATTCGGCGCTGATGAACGGTATCAAGCAGGGATACGATCGGCTGCGCGGTAAACAGCGTAGCCCTTCGGTTCACTGGCTGCGCCCTGCTGGCGGAAATGTGCAACAGATGATCGGCGTGGCGGAAAAAACGCTGGCTGGTGGCTCGGATTATGTTGAGTTTATGCTCCACTCTTCTGAATTTATGCCTGATGGCAGTCCGACATTTAAAAATGAAGCGGATATTGACCGGCTTTACGACGATCTGGAACAGCTGTTTGTGTGGTTACAGAGTCGGACGATCGGCATGACGCTGGCTGAGTATGCTGCAACGAAAACCCGGTGA
- a CDS encoding glycosyltransferase, which yields MIIDGLPGGGAEKVVLTLAKGLIERGHRVSLFSLRPVCDYTLPAGLDYHVVQDSCRRPWRKLTELSRRAVQLDKKILAAEQNAGPYDLIVSHLHKTDRIVRRCAHFDPEKTWFCLHGVFSASYLAHRKGLSLWLKKFKTRNIYQQHNIIGVSQYVVDDLKHSFGVQPKRERVIFNPFELDHIEALSLKPCSMEGRDYLIHVGRFHHTKRHDRLLRAYAKSGLTAPLVLIGKGSDEAASAIKGLAIELGISERVIFKGFTNNPYPYIRHAKLLIVSSDSEGFGNVLVEALICHTPVVSTNCPGGPVSILTGELSRGLAEMNVESLAATIRDVYLNPPEMSQPDVDAYSIEAICQQYLDLIKIN from the coding sequence ATGATCATTGATGGCTTACCCGGTGGGGGAGCCGAAAAAGTTGTGCTTACCCTTGCTAAAGGGTTGATTGAGCGTGGACATCGGGTTTCGTTGTTTTCGCTGCGTCCCGTTTGCGACTACACCCTTCCTGCCGGCCTGGATTATCATGTAGTACAGGATAGTTGCAGAAGGCCATGGCGAAAGCTGACTGAATTAAGCCGCCGCGCCGTACAACTTGATAAAAAAATTCTGGCTGCTGAGCAAAATGCCGGCCCCTACGATTTAATTGTTTCCCATCTGCATAAAACGGACAGAATTGTCCGCCGATGTGCTCATTTTGATCCTGAAAAAACCTGGTTTTGCCTGCACGGGGTTTTTTCCGCCTCCTATCTGGCTCACCGGAAAGGCTTATCTCTTTGGCTCAAAAAATTTAAAACGCGCAACATCTACCAGCAACACAATATAATCGGCGTTTCACAATATGTGGTTGATGACCTCAAGCACTCTTTCGGCGTGCAACCCAAACGTGAAAGGGTGATTTTCAATCCCTTTGAGCTTGATCATATTGAAGCACTGTCTCTGAAGCCTTGCAGTATGGAAGGGCGGGATTATTTGATCCACGTTGGACGCTTCCATCACACCAAGCGTCATGACAGGCTACTCAGAGCTTACGCAAAAAGCGGGCTGACAGCCCCTCTGGTGTTGATTGGGAAGGGCAGCGATGAGGCGGCTTCAGCCATTAAAGGGCTGGCGATTGAGCTGGGTATCAGCGAACGCGTCATTTTTAAAGGTTTTACCAACAACCCTTATCCCTACATTCGCCATGCAAAATTGCTGATTGTCAGTTCAGACAGCGAAGGATTTGGAAACGTGCTGGTAGAGGCATTGATTTGCCATACGCCTGTAGTCAGCACCAACTGCCCCGGCGGCCCAGTCAGTATTCTGACCGGCGAATTGTCCCGGGGACTGGCAGAGATGAATGTGGAGTCCCTGGCGGCCACAATCCGGGATGTGTATTTAAATCCGCCGGAGATGTCACAACCCGATGTGGATGCTTACAGTATTGAAGCGATATGCCAACAATACCTTGATTTAATTAAAATTAATTAA